A window of Borrelia sp. A-FGy1 contains these coding sequences:
- a CDS encoding exodeoxyribonuclease V subunit gamma — MYKIYKTNKVNVIYNKIQELIRKDDIFKKETIIILKSNILEDEIKKYLATLNEVSYNLNIKKNIMKTIYKLLIENQNIKHFLENNTLLLYSETEKFILYNILKENKIKSINQFKSTKNRYIFASRIILLFHKYYAKFSKIIEVWRKDELLFKDKINSKYELIQKEMFQKLFENQINIFDLYKQIENETKSTPKSIETKKIIIIGETREIDRKILFQLQKIFKLEIHELILKDTSSYESPLIEALIPIKIEKHNLKLQIEEEIETKLFEENTFLASFKNNIIAGKSLSNIDSSFKIIEATTQKREVEILVNNIIHSTQNHNLKLNDIVITCLPKEIDKYLPYIEEFLNKYEIDFDILNSKDISKSKSVKALKKLMELFISNRGTISNFNRKEIIEFLSNTKVMSKFNISTNELQHLITFSDIMNINFGMNDTHKENLSYDKTFLNSWEDGFNRFLMSDIFNEKYENENFQEDISFQDPTSIIQLITIIRSLYEDILYFKGRKYTIYEWAEIIELFINKYIKLEDNDKIDEYIITRIQYLKNFSRDFNENLYKDYMEKVKDKKVEFALFKIMFEDSLEQKPYKSLNQNVGIIVASSDKIEYLQKSEIHFLGGEKLNSNITFDNMNLLNEYYNYANVEQYNISNLINIIFAASKKFYLYYSLSKSLNPDINKPKVIQKIINYIKDMGQELEIEIHPKENYDFEYFKEKKTNNLINYDINAFSIAESLKKGNYRKLIQKRIKFKKQISLKIKDINKAITNPYKYFYEKILNVHINDISKINEIKKKQEEQIIDILSFNYKLMENFMPIYEYIKDETNEHQILKKIDSTINHQIQKGIVPLNFKKETIKEEFISKFKKIKNNIEINFQEFFKVKPINIKLNKIIPIKIKDEILEFKLNGTLKNICKIDNRYYHFFLEKKRNSSDSIIRKIDLYIIGLLLKSNIENMDSIQEIKISYETAKLSIDNKYENTEINILDLENLLKQIAYISSYPTPIYRNLIHKSLTKIKDINELYNTIKAQIEYPQKSIALTKKMEYVFPQKDISWCPYYNRFQDTHDLKINGSLEKLLKDFYIKFMKT, encoded by the coding sequence ATGTACAAGATATACAAGACAAACAAAGTTAACGTAATTTATAACAAAATTCAAGAATTAATTAGGAAGGATGATATATTTAAAAAAGAAACCATTATTATTTTAAAAAGCAATATTTTAGAGGATGAAATTAAAAAATATTTAGCAACTTTAAATGAAGTTTCATATAATCTCAATATAAAAAAAAACATAATGAAAACAATATACAAGCTTTTAATAGAAAACCAAAATATTAAACATTTTCTTGAAAACAATACCCTACTTCTTTATTCAGAAACAGAAAAATTTATTCTATACAATATTTTAAAAGAAAATAAAATAAAAAGTATTAACCAATTCAAATCAACAAAAAATAGATATATTTTTGCCTCAAGAATTATACTCCTATTTCACAAATACTATGCTAAATTTTCTAAAATAATTGAAGTTTGGAGAAAAGATGAACTCTTATTTAAAGACAAAATCAATTCCAAATATGAATTAATACAAAAGGAAATGTTTCAAAAACTATTTGAAAACCAAATCAACATATTTGATTTATATAAACAAATAGAAAATGAAACAAAAAGCACACCAAAAAGCATTGAAACAAAAAAAATAATAATTATTGGAGAAACCAGAGAAATTGACAGAAAAATCTTATTTCAATTGCAAAAAATTTTCAAACTTGAAATACACGAATTAATCTTAAAAGATACATCATCTTACGAATCACCTTTAATAGAAGCACTGATTCCAATAAAAATAGAGAAACACAACTTAAAACTACAAATAGAAGAAGAAATTGAAACTAAATTATTTGAAGAGAATACCTTCTTGGCAAGCTTTAAAAATAACATTATAGCAGGAAAATCTCTATCAAATATAGATAGCAGCTTTAAAATAATAGAGGCAACAACACAAAAAAGAGAAGTAGAAATCCTTGTAAACAATATCATACATTCAACACAAAATCATAATTTAAAACTAAATGATATCGTAATAACTTGTCTTCCAAAAGAAATCGACAAATACCTTCCATACATAGAAGAATTTTTAAACAAATATGAAATTGACTTTGATATATTAAACTCTAAAGATATTTCAAAAAGCAAAAGTGTAAAAGCCTTAAAAAAATTAATGGAACTATTCATTTCAAATAGAGGTACTATCAGTAACTTTAACAGAAAAGAAATAATTGAATTTTTAAGCAATACTAAGGTCATGAGTAAATTCAATATATCAACAAATGAATTGCAACACTTAATAACTTTTAGCGACATAATGAATATTAATTTTGGAATGAATGATACCCATAAAGAAAACTTATCTTATGACAAAACCTTTCTAAATTCATGGGAAGATGGTTTTAACAGATTCTTAATGTCTGATATTTTTAATGAAAAATATGAAAATGAAAACTTTCAAGAAGATATAAGCTTTCAAGACCCAACTTCGATAATACAACTAATAACAATAATAAGAAGCCTATATGAAGATATACTCTACTTTAAAGGAAGAAAATACACAATATATGAATGGGCAGAAATAATAGAATTATTTATAAATAAATACATTAAACTCGAAGATAATGATAAAATTGATGAATACATAATCACAAGAATACAATACCTCAAAAATTTTTCAAGAGATTTTAATGAAAATCTTTATAAAGATTACATGGAAAAAGTCAAAGATAAAAAAGTTGAATTTGCCCTCTTTAAAATAATGTTTGAGGATAGTTTAGAACAAAAACCATATAAATCACTCAATCAAAATGTAGGCATAATTGTTGCAAGCTCTGATAAAATTGAGTATTTACAAAAATCTGAAATCCATTTTTTAGGAGGTGAAAAATTAAATTCAAACATAACCTTTGATAACATGAATTTATTAAATGAATATTATAATTATGCTAATGTGGAACAATATAATATCTCAAATTTAATTAATATAATTTTTGCAGCATCAAAAAAATTTTACCTCTATTATTCATTAAGCAAATCTCTAAATCCAGACATTAATAAACCCAAAGTAATACAAAAGATAATAAATTACATAAAAGACATGGGACAAGAATTAGAGATTGAAATACATCCAAAAGAAAACTATGATTTTGAATATTTTAAAGAAAAAAAAACTAATAACTTAATAAATTATGACATAAATGCCTTCAGTATTGCAGAATCATTAAAGAAAGGTAATTATAGAAAATTAATACAGAAAAGAATTAAGTTTAAAAAACAAATCTCATTAAAAATAAAGGATATCAATAAAGCTATAACTAACCCATACAAATACTTTTACGAAAAAATATTAAATGTACATATTAATGACATAAGTAAAATTAATGAAATCAAAAAAAAACAAGAAGAACAAATTATAGATATTCTTAGTTTTAACTACAAGTTAATGGAAAATTTTATGCCAATTTATGAATATATAAAAGATGAAACTAATGAACATCAAATACTTAAAAAAATAGATAGTACTATCAATCATCAAATACAGAAAGGCATAGTTCCTTTAAATTTCAAAAAAGAAACAATTAAAGAAGAGTTCATATCAAAATTCAAAAAGATAAAAAATAATATTGAAATAAACTTCCAAGAATTTTTTAAAGTGAAACCTATCAATATCAAATTAAATAAAATAATACCTATTAAAATAAAAGATGAAATACTAGAATTCAAATTAAATGGAACTCTTAAAAACATATGCAAAATTGACAATAGATATTATCACTTTTTTTTAGAAAAAAAAAGAAATAGCAGCGATTCAATTATTAGAAAAATAGACCTATATATAATAGGACTCCTCTTAAAAAGCAATATAGAGAATATGGATTCAATTCAAGAAATAAAAATCTCTTACGAAACTGCTAAGTTATCGATTGATAATAAATATGAAAATACAGAAATAAACATCCTAGATCTTGAAAATCTGCTAAAACAAATAGCATATATTTCAAGTTATCCTACTCCCATTTACAGAAATTTAATACATAAAAGCTTAACTAAAATAAAAGACATAAATGAACTTTACAATACCATAAAAGCACAAATAGAATATCCTCAAAAAAGTATTGCTCTTACAAAAAAGATGGAATATGTATTCCCTCAAAAAGATATATCATGGTGTCCTTATTATAATAGATTCCAAGATACTCATGATTTAAAGATAAATGGAAGTTTAGAAAAATTACTAAAAGACTTTTATATCAAATTTATGAAGACATAA
- a CDS encoding nicotinate phosphoribosyltransferase: protein MNNMSLFTDFYELSMMNAYFVKNINPKSKFEMFFRKTPFKNGYIILAGMQTLVNILKELHFKEEEIEYLKTLNHFDKKFLNYLKTLKLNIKITSIKEGRIVFPYEPILIVEGNLIELLLIEGLILNIINFESLIATKTSRIKEAGAQILAEFGLRRAQGINGALSASKAAYIGGANFTSNVLAGYKYNIPVAGTMAHSWVMSFKSEEEAFWEYAKIYPHNVSLLIDTYDTLNSGLKNAIKVFKSLKTKESQNFSVRIDSGDLEYLSKKVRRELNENGLYEVKIIVSNELDEEIIMYLNSINAPIDFWGVGTHLVTAKGDPNLSGVYKMISINQNGEFIPKMKISNNIEKSTLPSTKGIARVYSNEQMIFDLIFLKEEEEEIKEILSSKKKLTIYHPLQENMFKEIKTYENFEFLINTSFEINKMNQISEISLEHLRHRAQNDLNQIDHTYKRIINPHIYKVSITENLKNLRNKLIKESKTI from the coding sequence ATGAATAACATGTCCTTATTTACAGACTTTTATGAACTTTCAATGATGAATGCTTATTTTGTAAAAAATATCAATCCAAAATCAAAATTTGAAATGTTTTTTAGAAAAACTCCATTTAAAAATGGATACATAATTCTAGCAGGAATGCAAACATTAGTTAATATTCTAAAAGAACTTCATTTTAAAGAAGAAGAGATTGAATATTTAAAAACACTAAACCACTTTGATAAGAAATTCCTAAACTACTTAAAAACACTTAAGTTAAACATAAAAATAACCTCAATAAAAGAAGGAAGAATTGTTTTTCCTTATGAACCCATACTAATTGTTGAAGGAAACTTAATAGAGCTTTTACTTATAGAAGGACTTATTTTAAACATCATAAACTTTGAAAGCCTTATCGCAACTAAAACATCAAGGATTAAAGAAGCTGGAGCTCAAATTTTAGCTGAGTTTGGTCTTAGACGAGCCCAAGGAATTAATGGGGCCCTTTCTGCAAGTAAAGCTGCCTATATAGGAGGTGCTAATTTTACAAGCAACGTGCTTGCAGGATATAAATATAATATTCCTGTTGCTGGAACAATGGCTCACAGCTGGGTAATGAGCTTTAAAAGCGAAGAAGAAGCTTTTTGGGAATATGCAAAAATATATCCACATAATGTAAGTTTGCTTATTGACACTTATGATACACTTAATAGCGGGCTTAAAAATGCAATAAAAGTATTTAAGTCTCTAAAGACAAAGGAAAGCCAAAATTTCTCTGTCAGAATTGATAGCGGAGACCTTGAATACTTAAGTAAAAAAGTAAGAAGAGAACTTAATGAGAACGGATTATATGAAGTCAAAATAATTGTATCTAACGAACTAGATGAAGAGATTATTATGTATCTAAACTCAATTAATGCTCCCATTGATTTTTGGGGAGTAGGTACCCATTTAGTGACTGCAAAAGGAGATCCAAATCTCTCAGGAGTGTATAAAATGATATCAATTAATCAAAATGGTGAATTTATACCCAAAATGAAAATATCAAATAATATCGAAAAATCAACACTACCCTCCACGAAAGGAATTGCTAGGGTATACTCTAATGAACAAATGATTTTTGACTTAATCTTTTTAAAAGAAGAAGAAGAAGAGATAAAAGAAATATTATCTTCTAAAAAAAAATTAACAATTTATCACCCCTTACAAGAAAATATGTTCAAAGAAATAAAAACATATGAAAACTTTGAATTTTTAATAAATACTAGCTTTGAAATTAATAAAATGAATCAAATATCAGAAATAAGTCTAGAACATCTAAGGCATAGAGCTCAAAATGATCTTAATCAAATTGATCATACATATAAAAGAATAATAAATCCTCACATATATAAAGTAAGTATTACAGAAAACTTAAAAAATTTAAGAAATAAACTAATTAAAGAAAGTAAAACTATATAA
- the zwf gene encoding glucose-6-phosphate dehydrogenase, whose amino-acid sequence MVKNISDFDIVIFGITGNLSRRKLIPSLFSLYKDGYISNFRIIGFSRTTFTDDEFRLYVKDSLWQEEEIALVDNFLKFFIYLSGDFKEDEAYSRLFNLLGEKKDIVYYLSTSPEFYGVIIENLKPYSLNGTGSYSKIILEKPFGNSLDAARYLNSLLYSVFKEDQIYRIDHYLGKETVQNIFTFRFGNSIFENIWNNRYIDFVQITVAEEVGVDGRFEYYDSSGALKDMFQNHILQLLSLIAMESPIGFSANFIHDEKVKVLKSLKKFKKDEIENHIIRGQYVSSRVQGFLKKGYREEAEFLKASNTETYLAMKVFINNWRWSGTPFYIRTGKALVRKFSEVYIQFKKPDFTLFNTSLNNMSNALIFRIQPRDGIEIKFNTKRPGYNYEMQEANMEFSYHSSFSKFFGESYERLLLDAFLGDKTLYARNDEIDSSWEFVSDILNKWENVKNWNYFYGSEGPPQANMILGKGHFWRSM is encoded by the coding sequence ATGGTAAAGAATATATCTGATTTTGATATTGTAATATTTGGAATTACTGGAAATTTATCAAGAAGGAAACTTATTCCTTCTCTTTTTAGCTTATATAAGGATGGCTATATTAGCAATTTTAGGATTATTGGATTTTCACGTACAACTTTTACTGATGATGAATTTAGACTTTATGTTAAAGATTCTTTGTGGCAAGAAGAGGAAATAGCTTTAGTAGATAATTTTTTGAAGTTTTTTATTTATTTATCAGGAGATTTTAAAGAAGATGAGGCTTATTCTAGATTGTTTAATCTTTTGGGGGAGAAAAAAGATATAGTATATTATCTTTCAACTTCTCCTGAATTTTATGGTGTAATAATTGAAAATTTAAAGCCTTATTCATTAAATGGTACTGGTTCATATTCTAAGATTATTCTTGAAAAGCCTTTTGGTAACAGTCTTGATGCAGCTAGGTATTTAAACTCACTTCTTTATTCTGTTTTTAAAGAAGATCAAATATATAGGATAGATCATTATTTGGGTAAGGAGACGGTTCAAAATATTTTTACATTTAGATTTGGGAATTCCATTTTTGAGAATATTTGGAACAATCGCTATATAGATTTTGTCCAAATCACAGTAGCTGAAGAAGTAGGAGTTGATGGTAGATTTGAGTATTATGACTCTTCAGGTGCTTTGAAAGATATGTTTCAAAATCATATTTTGCAACTTTTAAGTCTTATTGCAATGGAATCACCTATTGGATTTAGTGCGAATTTTATTCATGATGAGAAGGTTAAGGTTTTAAAAAGCTTGAAAAAATTCAAAAAAGATGAAATTGAAAATCATATTATTAGAGGACAGTACGTGAGTTCTCGAGTACAGGGATTTTTAAAGAAAGGGTATAGAGAAGAAGCAGAATTTTTAAAAGCTTCAAATACTGAAACTTATTTAGCAATGAAAGTATTTATTAATAATTGGCGTTGGTCTGGAACACCATTTTATATTAGAACTGGAAAAGCACTTGTAAGAAAATTTTCAGAAGTATATATTCAATTTAAAAAACCTGATTTTACTCTCTTTAACACTAGCTTAAATAATATGTCAAATGCTTTGATTTTTAGAATTCAACCAAGAGATGGAATTGAAATTAAGTTTAATACTAAGCGACCAGGATATAATTATGAAATGCAGGAAGCCAATATGGAATTTTCTTATCATTCTTCATTTAGTAAATTTTTTGGAGAATCTTATGAGCGTTTGCTTCTTGATGCATTTTTAGGAGATAAAACTTTGTATGCTCGTAATGATGAGATTGATAGTTCTTGGGAATTTGTATCAGACATTCTTAATAAATGGGAAAATGTTAAGAATTGGAATTATTTTTATGGATCTGAGGGACCACCACAGGCAAATATGATTTTGGGAAAGGGTCATTTTTGGCGCAGTATGTAA